Below is a genomic region from Peromyscus leucopus breed LL Stock chromosome 17, UCI_PerLeu_2.1, whole genome shotgun sequence.
ATGAGCAGACTATAGATCCACCAGCCCTCTTTCAGAAAGGCCCTTGCTATTAGCAGGCTTACACTGGTTTTATTCAAATTTCCCTGTGGTTTGTAAACTTGGAGTCAGGGTCAAACTTTCCCTTAACTTTGGCAAGTCAAGCTTACTTATTTACTGCCCTGATTTTATAGTAGGGCATTTGTGCAGAAAGCCAAGATAAAGGCTGACCTACTAAGgacttgtgtttgtattttttccGGGGCATCTTCTTTGTGCATACAGGAATTCTTTGGCTACTAGGAGAAGCCCCCCTTTGTCTTTGTTATTTATGGAGGAATGCTGGGGAAAATCTGCAAGTCCTTCACTCCTTAAACACATTTTACTGCTGTCTTTCAAGGTGAGGCTGATCAACACACACCAAAGGACACTTTAACATATTAAATCCTTCCGAAGCCCATTTCAATCACTGCTCACTAGCTTGGGAGGAGCCTCCTACTGTAATTTTCCAGGTTCCTCTACCAAACATACTTTTCATAACTTTGATAGTAAAGCGTAATATGTCACAGATATGTGCATGGAAACCTTGGctttctgtctcctcccctgATAAATGTTTATTACTGACTTGCTCTTTCTTCGTTtcctctctaaggctttcactggGTTTGAAAAGCACGTATTAAACAATAGACATAGCAACCATTCTTTACACCAAATGAATAGACCCATAAAAGCTACAGTCTACAAACCAACTGAATAAGCTAATTTGGCAAATGCCTGTGTGCCTTAACCAGCTGGGGCTACCTCTGTAGTAGTTCTTTTTGCTTCAGACGTactttaaatgaatgaaaaagctaAAATTAATTACAAATGGACGTCAGattattcttccttcctttcttcctcccttctgtccttccttctttccttcttttttctttctttctttttgtgtgaaaTGACTTACACTTGGGCAGCATTTGAGACTAGTTGAGCGTTCCTGGAGGTGTGCTGGAAAAGTCATTGGCCTCTTAGTGAGTGTGAAAACACAAAAGGGATGGAGCAAAATTTGACTCAGGACTTATTCTTCAAGATACAACCATCAAGACCAATTCTATGAACGAGGCTGGAAAGCTGTCTTGCTGTTGATACTATTAAGTTGATTTTATACATTAAGCTTGAAGTCTTGAGGCTGCTCTGTCATTGCTAAGGGATTGGGTTAAAATATCCAAATGCTTTCAAGCCCACACTGATCCAAATAGGAAATGGGCTTGTTCTGGCCTGCACTTGGAGcttccatgtttttaaaatacatgtttatgaCACTTTTATGATTAAATTCCCCCAGTACTTGACTGTCTCTAAAGTGTTAACATTTGCAAACACACATAATGGATTAGCCTCGTATAACCATTCAGACTCAGCAACCGACAGTACCTTCCCGTTATctattccattttcttccttaactATGAAAGCAATTTCCAAATGCCATGTCCTTTCATTCTTCTGTGCATGACGCATCTCTTAAACTTTCGCATCATTGTAAGTCATGATCCCATTACAGactaggactaaaggtgtataATTGCATACGGTAAAACCATTTGTCCGGAAATACCTCAGGGGAAGGGCACCCGGGAATGGAGTGGAACACATCTCCTTCGGAAGCAGTTGTGTCtgtatacttttcttttcttgggaaaattaactgaagaaaagagaaataagaacaattaaaaaaaatggtatctGGAGAACATGCAGCGTCTTCACAGCAAACTGCGCTGGAGTTACTTGTTCATCTGAGATTAAGCTGTACACAAATGACTGGGGTGCACAGGCACACGGGTACATTCCTAACACCCCACATTAGCTGTAAGACCTCAGTGGTGACATCGCCTGCACATATTTCTTCCACAGCGTTCTTAGACGTCTTAGGCAATTCACGGCAGTTGTTGAACAAGAACATTGTCCAGgatattctgtattttaaaaaactagaaaTCCAATTTTTGTATTTTGGATTGAGTAATCATTGCTAttggtagttaaaaaaaaaaagctaacttgTAACTTTTTTCCTCATGTATGTAAAGGGAATGACTTGGGGGAGGTGTCTTCATTTGATTAACCTCGGGGCAACCAGAGTTCTAATTAAAAAGCAGCGCCTGACTTTTCAGCCTAGGACACACCATCTTTCATCTAGCCAAGGAAGCATTTTTCATGTCTGCAGTGACAGCCTTGGGTGTGACCACTGTCGTCTTTCTGTTGAAACTTATGTGTCAGAAAACTTACAACTGACACTGTCCCTGAAAAACATGAGAACACTTTGAGCATACataccttttacattttttttccttcataaacTCCATAACCATCAAAAGCTGCCCTGTGTAGATACATAGCCAGAGACGGCAGCCAAAGGGCCAGTTTATCACCTCACATTGTTGCATCATGATTTGGCACAGCATTAACTCAATTCGCATTGCCCTCCTCCAATCAACAACATGCATGCTCACTTAATAAACTTACTTGGATCTTGCCTCTTACCTAAACATCTAGGTTTACTAACAGACCAACATTCTCCGTTCTTTATACTTGTAAGGACAGCATGCAATAGTTTAGAGAatgattttcttagaaaaataattgtaaactatttatcaatattttaaaatgcagttatTTAGGAAAAAATGCTCAAAGAGTATACCCCCAACATCACAAGATAACTAACATAGTTCAGAAAGCCTACATATTTCCCTCAGTATCATTAACTGCTGGTGTACCTAAATCATTCTCAGTATAAACATCACACTTAAAGACCTAGAAgtacaaacaggcaaacaaacaggTCACCCAGGCCAATTGTTTCAAAGACCTACCTGGCCTCTGTTCGGTGATAAAAAGAAGActcattgcaaaaataaaaaataccaaaaaataatgctgaaatctcatttttttttttttcccttttcacaCACAAGTGAACAATAGCTCTCCAAGTAAAGGAATCGTCTGTAAATAGTCTGCGCAGTATCTTTCCAGCTCACCCCGCATCCTACAGACAGACCTCAGAGGGCTGCCGGCTGCTTTTTCCTGAAAAGGTTAATGATCACATCAGATAAGGTTACAGGCGCACTGGGCTGTGGTCAGAGCTCCCAAGCCTcaggcccctcccccattccGCCCCGCTTCTCCCGGTCACTCCCCTTTATTTCCATAAGCAAATATTGGTGAAATGGACCATTCAGGCATGCAGGAACTTCAGTGGGAAGGCTCCTCCGCAAAGGCTCCAAGGAGGGTGACTCCAATCTgtttatgaagaaaaatgtaaaacgAGGCATGgcctgcctcctctctccattTGCATCTGTTTAAACTTTGCATTGCCCATATTGGTCCCACATGCAGAAACCAGTGGAAACGGCAGGAAGTTTCTCTTTTGTCCTCTTGCAGAAGGAATGCTGGAGCTCTAACTTAAGATTCCCAAACGCTTGATGCCAACTGTTGGAGTGCTTTCCCTTTGCCAAACCTACTACAAAGTCGTGCCTATTTATATTAAATCTCCAAATGGCTTAATTTGTGTGGGTTTCTATCATCAGAGGTTCCTGGAGTTTAGAAAGTTCAGAAGGAAATCTGCaaaatgtttatctttttatttaagtgCAATTTAAAAAGTAACGGAGATCATTTTCATCTGCAAACATCTAAGGGTTTTCAAAAGAAGCCCAGGCGAGGCGCAGACACAAAACCAGTACTCTGCTGTAAATTTGCGCGTGGTGGAGTGTCAGGTAACCACGGGCACACGGACCACATTATAGGTGGAGAGGGAATTTTCTAGTTCATCTCCAAAGAAACGAAAGGAGTCTAGTTTTGTCTTGCACACATACCAAGCTCTCCCGTTTAAGGGCTTTCTTACCTGTCATAAAATGCTGCTACATGTGAGAATTATCGTAATTGTTCTAAGCCAGAAGGACACGTAGCTATACTCCGAAATATAAGTAGATCCAAGATATCAAACCTCAAGCACACGTGAGTGGTTGTGAACTATCAGGAACTGTGTTGTAGTCGGTGTCTTTAGAGTCAGGTGATGATGGGCACATACAACCTTAGGCTTCTTAAGGTTTGAAACTCATGCACAATCCGTTTTGATTTTACAAATCAACCTGTAAAATTCCATATCTGCCTAGTTGTGCATTGCAGTTTGtagagaatgtttttaaaaattatttaaaacatttcaaaagatCATTTCAGGCCAACTGTGATGGCACAGACCTtcaatcccaccactcaggaggcagaggcagccatatctatgtgagttccaggccagcctggtctacataccatagagaccatgtctcaaaaataaataaataataaaaatttatttggtatgtatgggtgttttgcttgccatgtacatgcagtgcccacagaggccagaagggggcatcaggtctcctggagctggagttacagacagtagtgagtaCTGGAatgaacccaggtcatctatTAGAGCAGGtcttgttcttaactgctgagccttctctccagacctgttttatggtttttttgttttgttttgttttttaaagaatttttaatccAGAAGTGGTGGTAGTGtatatcccagcattcaggaggcagaggaaggtggatctgagttcgaagccagcctattctacagagtgaatttctaTTTGTGGAGTTATAAAGGTTTGGTGAAGGAATATATTAAATTTGTGGGatgttaaatattcatatttatatagtttaagtaattttttaaaaaattgtgatgctaggtggtggcggcggcacatgcctttaatccaacactTGAGACAGAGGcactcagatctctgagttcgaggctaacttgatctacagagcaagttccaggacagccagggttacacagagaaaccctgtctcaaaaaaaaaaaaaaaaaaaaaaaaaagaagaagaagaagaagaagaagaaaagaaaaaaaaatcatgtatcaCCACGCCTGCCTTCAACAGTTATTTTTACAAGAACAATAACAAATGATTACAGAGCTGTTGGACAGCTGGAATGCCAGGCACTGAGGACCAAGGTTGTATGACCAGTGGTTTTGTGAATGTGAGGCAGCAGTCATGGTCGATCATTCATCATGGCACTGAATAACCAGGTGTGGAGACATCTTGGCAGCAAAGTGGAGTCAGAATGATGCAAGTGTCTTTGCTAAGAGCACTCATCATGCAGATGTGTGAAACGGTGACTCTCCCACATTAGGGCCCGCAGAGGTTCACCTCTGACAGGCAAGCCCAAGCAGCGTCCCTTTAAGCCAGGTACCATGCTAAGCGTATGCCATGCATTATATCACAGCATCCACCCCACACCCTGAAGTATTTCTCCATCCATCTGCTTGCTCGATGAAGGAATTGATAGCTAAGGAAGAGGAGCCGGTAGGATCCCATCCCATCATCTGAGCTCtagtttcctctttaaggtacAAATTCTCGTTCCTGTTTTCAAGGTAGTTTACCAAAGCCAGTGTAAAAATAAGGGCATTGCTGGGCGTGGTGGgggtatacctgtaatcccagcactcaggggggagaaagagttcaaggccactcagAGCAACATAGAAGTTCTGGGCCAAATTGTCTTCTTAATTTTTATCTACCCATAGCTTCGTGCAGCTCTGGTCCTTCGTCGGAGAGTATCAAAGCTTCCTTTGCCACGGACTATGGTAGTTAGTACAGAGTCACCACTAGTCAAAGTGCAGAGAGTAAGACTATGGTGTGCTGGGCCCTAAATGGGCCACGTGTATCACCGCTAACCCCAAGACTCAGGGAATATGGTACAAGAGaactggaaagaatgtaagagccagaggttgggggaggggtgggctgcaaaatagtgtcttctggacCTAACATGGCTGGTGAGCTTTTGAACTCACTGCAACTGTGGTTGCCTGCCCAAGACCTACCAAAGATGGCATCTACCAACATGTCATCATGGAAGTGGGGAGGGCTCTTGGGGCCCCAGTCCTCCCTGAGGGACCATTGGCAGTTAATGGCGACTGGGGAAAGGGGTGTCATTTTTCCTCAGTGGTATAGCCACTTAGAAGTTGTCCATGCTCAGCAAATAACCCCTGACCCATCTTCTGCCGCAACCCTAGTGAAACTCACCagtcacacacaaaggcacaaaaggggggttggggggggaatGGGCAGGCAGAGCACTTAATTGAGAAGAAATGTTTCCATAGGAGAAGGAGGGGTAGGACAAGTCAGTGGGGGTGGAAAGGACTAGAATTCATTATATACTTGTATGACAACATCAAAGAGtacttttcccctttcttttcattggtttttttttgttgttgttgttgttattgttgttgttgttttaagagacagggtttctttggtatccttggctgtcctagaattagctctgtagaccagtctgacctcgaactcacaaagatctgcctgcttctgcttccagagtgctgggattgaaggcgtgcaccattaCTGCCCAGCTAaagtgtactttttaaaaagatatattagTGACGTATTTCTTGAACAAAGTTCAGTAGGGTCCCTTCAAAACTGATGTCAATCTGGAACtcagagtgtggtggtttgaatagaaatggtccccatagactcatgtgtttgaatgcttggtcatcagggagtggcactattaggagatgtggctttattggaggaagtgtgtccctggaggcaggctttgaggtttcaaatgctcaagccaggcccaatgtctgtctcttcctgctgccagccAATcatgatgtagaactcttagctccttctccagcacttgtgtctgcctgtgtaccgccatgtttcctgctatgatgataatggacgaaaCCTCTGAACCTGGAaaccagtcccaattaaatgttttccttataagagttcctgtggtcatggtgtctcttcacagcaatagaaccctaattAGGACACAGAGTGTGACCCTATTTGGAAATGGAATCATTGCTTGTTTTGGtgatactggggactgaacctaggaccttgagGTTGTTAGTCAATTGATCTACCACTTAGCTATATCCCCATGGGGTCTTTGCAAGTATAATTATCACTGAGGCTATACTGTAGTGGGGTGACTTCTAAATCCAATATGATATCTGTCCTGTAGGGAAGAGAGGGTAGTCAGATGTAtgggcatatgcctttaatctatcacttaggaggcagaggcaggaagatctctgtgagtttgaagccagtctggtgtacataatgagttctaggacaactagggctacatagtgctGTGGAAAATTCTGCAGCCTTGAAGAAACAgttggagggaaaggaagaagaggaggaggaggaggaggagaaggaggagaaggaggaagaggaggaggaagcactCAATGATAAACAGAGGGAACACCAGGAACAGAGGTAGAAATCAAAGCTGGGTATATTGTTGGCTCacgctgtaatcccagcacctgggagacagaggcaggaggatcatgagttcaaaaccagcttctGCTGcactgtgagttaaaggccagactgggctacattaGTGTATATCTCAGAACAAAGCACCAGATGAGATCCAAACCTGCTGCCACAAACCAAGACAGCAGCGCCAAAGATGCCCGGAGAGAAGTGGAGCAGCTCCGTTGTTTAAGACCTGACCCCCATCCCCGCAAAAATCAGTTCTACTAACCTTGACTTTGAGACTTTTGGTCTCTtgaactacaacaacaacaaaaaatttctgttgttttaagccaccaGCTTTGTGGTCCTTGTTATATCAATCCTAGAAACCTATAAAATCCAATGTACACATATCTCCTATCTATCTGTGGAGTCTCTGTATAAtttgtaattgtttttattttctagataGGCTCTCATTGTGTAGCCCGGGCTAGTCTCGAGCTTGCCCttgtcctgcctcagtctctgaatgctgggatcacagatctACTCCACCACGGTAACCTAGCTTCTGTTTAACTTAATGAAATAGACTTATTTTATGGTGTTATGTGGTGCGTGCCAGACCATGATCTTATAATAGTTTTTAATCTCCATTTTACACAGGAAATAACAAACTCAGAAAATTTAGTGACTTGCCCTGAATTGAGTAAGCAAATGCAAAGTCAGCATGAGGTCTTGGTCCCTTTTGCCTTCTGACCCCGTGgccctttggtttttattttcttttccttctttttacattttatttccttgtttacaTATGCACTTGAAGGACAGCTTGGGTGagctggttctccccttccacttgGTGGGTTCCGGAGTTGaatgcaggtcatcaggcttggtagtaaGTGCCCTGATGTCTGAGCTCTCTAGCTGTCCCACCCtccgatgtgtgtgtgtgtgtgtgtgtgtgtgtgtgtgtgtgtgtgtgtgtgtgcgtgtgtgtggtgtactcGTGCGTATGTACATGTCTGTGCTGATGTGCTTAGTCACGCATGTACCTGTGGTGGTCAGAGGTCACGGCACGGTCAGGTGTTTTTagtccttattttattattattattactgtatgTATGGTACAtgatgtgtgtgggcacatgcgcttttgtggagatcagagaacatcTGTGAAATTGCTTCTCAGGTTGCTAGGCCTAAGCAGTGAGCTCCTTTACCTGTTGACGAGGCCTCCGACTGACCTTAGTTCTCTACTGACATTCTGGGGTCTCCAATTGGCACTGACAAGGAGGCTAACACCTTTTGAAAACTTTGGAACCAAAATTGGCATTCTCTCTACTAGGAGGAAATGGCGACTTAGACATGTTGTAGATCGCAAATGGGTAAAATTAGAATATTGAGTGTGGTAAAAAACATTTACTCAGTACAATACTGACTCAAAAATTTTCCCAGGATCTTCTTGGGTACATGTGCTGGTTGAAAAAACATTACTGAACATAAATGCAGCATCAAGTTAATATCTGAGCCAAAACATATATTTTCTCAAGAACCATAATGCCAAAAAAGGGACCCACTTTTGAGGGGATGACTATCTTCCTAACCCTCATATGTCTGGCAAACCTGACAAAAATAATGTGGTCCATGGGTATAATAGACTCCCAACTTTGTCCCACACAAAAATAATAGAGTAATACCATATGTGAAACATTCAGGGGTGATTCATATCCAGCCGGCTGAGCTAACATGGTTACCACGGTCTTTTGTTATTATGACACAGTAGAAGCAGATTAGTGATCTGTGTAGAATACTCCAGTGAGGAACAAATTAGATTAAAAAATTGTTCTTTGggggctagggaggtggctcgCTTGTTAAAGTGCTTGTTGGGCAGGCATGGGGATCTGAGTTCGGGTCCCCAGCACCTCTGGGGACTGGCCATAAGCAACACGTAATGCCCTGgttggggaagtggagacagaaggttCCCTGGGACTTCCTCGTCAGTTTGCTCGAATTAGAGAATTtcaggccctgtctccaaaaaaataagGCGGTGAGCGATTGAGGGAGggcatcctctggcctctacacacatgctcatgcacacaagccgtgtacatacacacacacacacacagcacacacaggatgTGTCAATTTGCTGACTAGCAGAGAATCCACTGTACAGACATGCTGGGGTCTACCCTCATCCCTCCCTCTTGTAACTTTACTCATGAGCTAGCTTATTTTTATCAACAACAGTCTCAGGAATTTTCGTCATAAACCCCAGTCACTCCTAGGCAATAATTATCATTAACTGGATAAATGACACATGATATAAAATTTCTAACAGACTGTTGGAACTCTCCCACGGCTTTGAGATACGTGGGCTTTCCCCTCGCTGTTGAACTACAGAGCCTAAAAGTCTGAGAGTTTAGCAGTAAGCAGATAACAGATGAACGCTGTGTGACTCTTAGCTTGGAGGTTTAGTTCATAACCACAATTGTAAGTGGTTAGGTGTGACATAAGCCACGTGACCTTCTGACTTAAGCAGCTCTGATTTTCCTGTCCTGGCGTCTGTCACCCAGGCATTtggctttgaaagaaaaaattttttttcatctacCATCTTCATGTAAAAAGTGAGGCAGAACAGGGGATGGCCTGGGGTTAACAGTgcctgctgcccttccagagggtccgagttggattcccagcacccattgtCAGGAGGCTCAtgactacttgtaactccagctccagggcatctgatgccttcttcggGCCTCAGTAGTGGGGATGTCCGGGCAATCTCGTGATCAGACCGACGGCATGGTGACAAACAAAACACTACACACACGtaactaaaacatttttaaaaatggatataaGGGGTGACATTCTAACTAGAAATCTGTACaagttaaaaatcaatttaaaaatctaGAGTGAGGCACTTAGACTTTAAGTTGACATCACAAAGCTCTATGattctctcttcccctttttgagaaagggtctcactacttagccttggctagcctggaattcaatATATAGACGATGCTGGTCTagaactccagagatctgcctgcctctgcctcccaagggatgtgattaaaggcatgaaccaccatacctTGATATTCTAACTTCTGTATCTACTTTGTCTTTgaggggctacagagatggctcagtggttaagagttcatgttcttccagaggacccgagttcagtatcccagcatccacatcaggtgactcacaaccaccagctccagggggatttgatgcttctggcttctgagggctcTG
It encodes:
- the Apela gene encoding apelin receptor early endogenous ligand; translated protein: MRFQHYFLVFFIFAMSLLFITEQRPVNFPKKRKVYRHNCFRRRCVPLHSRVPFP